A genomic window from Planococcus rifietoensis includes:
- a CDS encoding D-2-hydroxyacid dehydrogenase, producing the protein MDVLFTFVPRENQQERLQAEFPEVNFRFLYKDKSFLPTADIVVTYGEDLTAEDIESAENLKWIMVASAGIEKMPHAAIAKKEIIVSNVKGIHKTPMAESALAHVLSLKRSLPFIYESQRNREWNRKTKSSELAGSTAVLLGPGAIGSEIGRLLQAFGVKTIGCNRSGNDAEYMDEMVSIENVSAVLPDADIVLSVLPSTKETYHLLKKEHFQAMKEDAIFMNLGRGDLVEDQVMLGALENGEIGYAVLDVFEEEPLPADHPYWKMDNVIVSPHVSSHSGKYVERALDIFIPNLHDWIEGDKSPSNPVDMKRGY; encoded by the coding sequence ATGGACGTCCTATTTACATTTGTGCCAAGAGAAAACCAGCAGGAACGGCTTCAAGCGGAATTCCCTGAAGTGAATTTCCGCTTCTTATATAAGGACAAGTCATTTTTGCCGACAGCCGATATTGTTGTCACATACGGAGAGGATTTAACAGCGGAAGATATCGAAAGCGCTGAAAACTTGAAATGGATCATGGTGGCAAGTGCAGGCATCGAAAAAATGCCCCATGCTGCCATAGCAAAAAAGGAAATCATCGTTTCGAACGTCAAAGGAATCCATAAAACTCCGATGGCGGAATCCGCATTGGCCCATGTGCTGTCGCTCAAACGCTCCTTGCCATTCATTTATGAGAGCCAGCGCAACAGGGAATGGAACCGGAAAACCAAATCATCCGAATTGGCAGGCTCCACCGCTGTCCTGTTGGGACCTGGGGCAATCGGTTCGGAAATCGGCCGCTTGCTCCAAGCATTCGGAGTTAAGACGATCGGCTGCAACCGTTCGGGAAATGATGCTGAGTATATGGATGAAATGGTTTCTATTGAAAATGTATCAGCCGTTCTTCCAGATGCTGATATCGTGCTCTCCGTATTGCCGAGCACGAAAGAAACTTATCATCTATTGAAGAAAGAGCATTTCCAGGCGATGAAAGAAGATGCGATTTTCATGAATTTAGGCCGAGGTGATCTGGTGGAAGACCAAGTGATGCTTGGAGCGCTGGAAAACGGCGAAATTGGTTATGCTGTATTGGATGTTTTCGAAGAAGAGCCGCTGCCGGCAGACCACCCGTATTGGAAGATGGACAATGTCATCGTTTCCCCGCATGTTTCGAGCCATTCCGGAAAATACGTCGAGCGCGCCTTGGATATTTTCATTCCGAATTTACACGATTGGATCGAAGGCGATAAATCACCATCAAATCCAGTGGATATGAAAAGGGGTTATTGA
- a CDS encoding cob(I)yrinic acid a,c-diamide adenosyltransferase — protein sequence MKIYTKTGDKGTTSLVYGSRVKKNDPLVEAYGTCDEANTMIGLGVGHLNGEFFEQKEALCEIFHQIQTILFHVGAELATPAGKEVKWKLEEEHITRLETWIDEYDAELQPLSNFILPGGHPAGAAFHVARTIVRRAERNVIAIGEGVSPNVLAYLNRLSDFLFVAARFVNQQLGSKEKGLHAE from the coding sequence ATGAAAATCTATACGAAAACAGGAGATAAAGGAACGACTTCACTTGTATACGGCAGCCGCGTCAAAAAGAACGACCCGCTCGTCGAAGCCTATGGAACGTGTGACGAAGCCAACACGATGATCGGTCTCGGTGTAGGGCATTTGAATGGAGAATTTTTCGAGCAAAAAGAAGCTCTTTGTGAAATCTTCCATCAGATCCAAACAATTCTCTTCCACGTTGGAGCGGAATTAGCGACCCCGGCAGGAAAAGAAGTGAAATGGAAACTTGAGGAGGAACATATCACTCGACTGGAAACATGGATCGATGAATATGACGCAGAACTCCAACCACTTAGTAACTTCATCTTGCCAGGCGGCCATCCCGCAGGAGCGGCATTTCATGTAGCCCGGACGATCGTGCGCCGCGCCGAGCGCAATGTTATTGCAATAGGGGAAGGCGTCTCGCCTAACGTACTGGCATATTTGAACAGGCTTTCCGATTTTCTCTTTGTCGCAGCACGATTCGTCAACCAGCAACTAGGTTCTAAAGAAAAAGGGCTTCACGCAGAGTAA
- the perR gene encoding peroxide-responsive transcriptional repressor PerR yields the protein MSEAQLKDALDTLKSTGVRITPQRHAILEFMIHSTSHPTADDIYRALEKAFPNMSVATVYNNLRVFKKAGLVKELTYGDSSSRFDFVTHDHYHMICNECGKIVDFHYPGLDEVEHLASHVTGFQVDYHRLEIYGTCRDCYSESAKAQ from the coding sequence ATGTCTGAAGCCCAATTGAAAGACGCACTCGATACATTGAAGTCTACAGGTGTCAGAATTACACCACAGCGTCATGCGATTTTGGAGTTTATGATTCATTCTACATCGCATCCGACAGCAGATGATATTTATCGCGCGCTTGAAAAAGCCTTCCCCAATATGAGTGTAGCCACCGTTTATAATAATTTGCGTGTTTTCAAAAAAGCAGGGCTGGTAAAAGAATTAACCTACGGGGATTCTTCAAGCCGCTTTGATTTTGTCACACACGATCATTATCATATGATCTGTAACGAGTGTGGGAAGATTGTCGATTTCCATTATCCTGGATTGGACGAAGTGGAACATCTGGCGTCCCATGTAACAGGCTTCCAGGTGGATTACCACCGTTTGGAAATCTACGGTACATGCCGCGATTGTTATAGCGAGTCAGCTAAAGCCCAATAA
- a CDS encoding YgzB family protein, which yields MKSYKNKINRIRTFALALIFIGIVIMYVGIYFRNQPIVMVIFMLLGVVAIIGSTGVYAWIGLLSMKTVPVQCPNCERHTKMLGRVDICMHCNEPLTMDPSLEGKEFNEEYNKKKPQL from the coding sequence ATGAAATCTTATAAAAACAAAATCAACCGCATCCGGACCTTCGCTTTGGCATTGATTTTCATCGGCATCGTAATTATGTATGTCGGTATATATTTCCGTAACCAACCGATTGTAATGGTCATCTTTATGCTGCTCGGTGTTGTCGCTATTATCGGAAGCACGGGTGTCTATGCTTGGATCGGCCTGCTGTCGATGAAAACTGTGCCTGTACAATGCCCGAATTGCGAGCGCCATACAAAAATGCTCGGACGTGTTGACATCTGTATGCATTGCAATGAACCGTTGACAATGGACCCTTCTCTTGAAGGTAAAGAATTCAACGAAGAATATAATAAGAAAAAGCCGCAACTATAA
- a CDS encoding nucleotidyltransferase-like protein, which produces MEQILRPLYQERASQETTLGVILIEKREDISPITDTFDSILLIITKENETPVFTKHYTYMDKKAAMHIITEKQLHKWLLLGTNRKIVDWLFNGRVIYDRNEFMEKLKTELKEYPFYGRKIKMGLEFAKLIRRYLEGKMFFEEKNYLDAYHHMVESLHHLARLSVLENGLPPEVTVWSQVKKMEPAIYKLYEELISSDEPIDKRLELLFLASEFFIHSRTQDGSQHIREVMEKQSSWTIQELHEQEELKNYSSNLEVLIEFLIEKDLIAINGVKTKSEGIFHRYYSNKR; this is translated from the coding sequence ATGGAACAAATATTGAGACCGCTATACCAAGAACGCGCGAGCCAGGAAACAACACTCGGTGTCATCCTAATAGAGAAGAGAGAAGACATCAGCCCAATTACAGATACATTCGATTCAATCCTTCTGATCATTACAAAAGAAAATGAAACACCGGTTTTTACAAAACATTATACGTACATGGATAAAAAAGCAGCTATGCATATCATCACAGAAAAGCAATTACACAAATGGCTTCTATTGGGAACAAACCGCAAAATTGTCGACTGGCTCTTTAACGGCCGTGTCATATATGATCGCAATGAATTTATGGAAAAGCTTAAAACAGAATTGAAAGAGTATCCCTTCTACGGCAGAAAAATCAAAATGGGGCTGGAGTTTGCTAAACTGATCCGCCGGTACCTAGAAGGTAAAATGTTCTTCGAAGAAAAAAATTATTTAGATGCGTATCATCACATGGTAGAGTCACTTCATCATTTGGCTCGATTATCCGTTCTTGAGAACGGGCTTCCACCTGAGGTGACAGTGTGGTCACAAGTGAAGAAGATGGAGCCAGCAATCTATAAATTATACGAAGAGCTCATTTCAAGCGATGAGCCGATTGACAAGCGCTTGGAGCTTTTATTCTTAGCTAGCGAATTTTTCATACATTCCCGCACACAAGACGGATCACAGCATATTCGTGAAGTAATGGAGAAACAAAGCAGCTGGACGATTCAGGAATTGCACGAACAGGAAGAATTGAAAAATTATTCTTCCAATCTTGAAGTGCTAATTGAGTTTTTAATCGAAAAAGATTTAATCGCAATTAACGGGGTAAAGACAAAAAGCGAAGGTATCTTCCATCGTTATTATTCAAACAAGCGCTAA
- a CDS encoding cation-transporting P-type ATPase, whose product MVTEQGFDQEFTVILDNHKVRLEEGLSEVEVVKRLKIFGANELPQGKREPGVIKFFKHFHDVLIYVLLAAAVITVVLGHYIDTSVILAVVVINAAIGYIQQNKAEKALDSIREMLSFKAGVLREGKRKDILAADLVPGDLVYLRAGDKVPADIRLIEASSLQVEESSLTGESDAVNKQTERLSSETVLGDRSNMVFAGTAVAAGSGFGVVIATGGNTELGKISSAMESVEKLQTPLLKQTAQFGKLISVIIVLSAIGMFFIGYWVHDYATAELLLAIIGLTVAAIPEGLPAVLSIILALGVQTMAGKNAIVRNLPSVETLGAVTVICSDKTGTLTKNEMTATSVILADEEINVSGVGYSPEGMLKKNGDGIRLADHPRLAKFLACVKTVNDAHLVKGKKGKWSISGGATEGCLLTLAEKADDEVEKLPVIMKIPFDSSYKYMAALVEDRGTKWIYAKGAPDKLLDMIQSEERDEWEAKIASHAKRGERLLGAAVKQVDYTEGTISHEDMKCGFEFLGMAGIIDPPREEVIDSIVQCKKAGIRVKMITGDHKDTAVAIGAKLGIGDGAKALEGRELAGLNAEQLEAAAMEYDIFARTSPTNKLQLVEALQAKGQVCAMTGDGVNDAPALKRADIGIAMGIKGTEVSKEAAEMVLVDDNFSTIVNAVKEGRRVYVNLKKTILFILPTNVSEGLLIFISILFGTTIPLTAVQILWVNMITAVTISLAIAFEKLEPGTMERPPRKANSPLLSGYYVFRIAFASAIIGGGILWMNSMLEARDYDQGVLQTMTLQALVISQLFYLFNCRSERRFALNRDFFSNKAAFIVSAILILVQLSVTYVPFMNTLLGTEPIGLRYWIWPLLIGMSVFIIVELEKWVVRRMSKKVDLLKN is encoded by the coding sequence GTGGTTACAGAACAAGGATTTGACCAAGAGTTTACGGTTATACTTGATAACCACAAAGTCCGTTTAGAAGAAGGGTTGAGCGAAGTTGAAGTTGTAAAGAGGTTAAAGATTTTTGGCGCTAATGAATTGCCTCAAGGAAAGCGAGAACCTGGAGTTATAAAGTTTTTTAAGCATTTTCATGATGTGCTGATCTATGTATTGTTGGCAGCGGCAGTTATTACAGTCGTACTTGGACATTATATTGATACGAGTGTTATTTTAGCTGTAGTTGTCATCAATGCGGCAATTGGCTATATTCAACAGAATAAAGCTGAGAAAGCATTGGATAGTATACGTGAAATGCTTTCATTTAAAGCCGGAGTGCTGAGAGAGGGAAAGCGAAAAGATATTCTGGCGGCTGATTTGGTGCCTGGGGATCTTGTTTATTTAAGGGCGGGTGATAAAGTGCCCGCAGATATACGGCTTATAGAAGCGTCGAGTCTACAGGTGGAGGAGTCCTCTTTGACTGGTGAGTCGGATGCAGTAAATAAACAGACTGAGAGGCTATCGAGCGAAACGGTGCTTGGCGATCGCTCCAATATGGTGTTTGCAGGAACTGCTGTTGCAGCCGGATCAGGGTTTGGGGTGGTCATTGCAACAGGAGGAAATACGGAACTCGGAAAAATCAGCAGCGCCATGGAATCGGTCGAGAAATTACAGACGCCCTTATTAAAGCAGACTGCTCAATTCGGCAAGTTGATATCGGTGATTATTGTATTAAGTGCAATCGGCATGTTCTTTATCGGGTATTGGGTTCATGACTATGCGACAGCTGAGTTGTTATTGGCAATCATCGGCTTGACCGTAGCCGCCATTCCAGAAGGCTTGCCGGCGGTTCTATCTATTATTTTAGCTTTGGGTGTCCAAACGATGGCTGGGAAAAATGCTATTGTACGGAACTTGCCGTCCGTCGAAACTTTAGGGGCCGTTACGGTAATATGCTCAGATAAGACAGGCACTTTGACGAAAAATGAAATGACGGCGACTTCTGTTATTCTGGCAGATGAAGAAATCAATGTTAGTGGGGTCGGTTATTCACCCGAAGGAATGTTAAAGAAAAACGGAGATGGCATTCGTTTAGCTGATCATCCTCGATTGGCAAAGTTTTTAGCCTGTGTGAAAACAGTTAATGATGCGCATTTGGTCAAAGGGAAAAAAGGGAAATGGTCAATCAGTGGAGGTGCGACGGAAGGCTGCCTCTTGACGCTTGCAGAGAAAGCGGATGACGAAGTAGAGAAGTTGCCAGTGATTATGAAGATTCCGTTTGATTCTTCTTATAAATACATGGCTGCTTTGGTTGAAGATCGGGGAACTAAATGGATTTATGCAAAGGGGGCCCCTGACAAGCTACTGGATATGATACAAAGCGAAGAAAGGGATGAATGGGAGGCGAAGATAGCCTCACATGCAAAACGCGGAGAACGCCTTTTAGGAGCTGCTGTTAAGCAAGTCGATTACACAGAGGGAACCATAAGCCACGAAGATATGAAGTGCGGATTTGAGTTTCTGGGCATGGCTGGCATCATTGATCCTCCGCGCGAAGAAGTGATCGATTCAATTGTACAATGCAAGAAAGCCGGAATTCGTGTCAAGATGATCACTGGAGACCATAAAGACACCGCTGTCGCGATTGGAGCTAAGCTTGGAATCGGCGATGGGGCCAAGGCGCTTGAAGGCAGGGAATTGGCTGGCTTAAACGCAGAACAGTTGGAAGCTGCAGCCATGGAATATGATATTTTCGCACGTACCAGCCCGACAAATAAATTGCAATTGGTTGAAGCTCTTCAAGCCAAGGGGCAAGTGTGCGCAATGACCGGTGACGGGGTCAATGATGCACCGGCTTTGAAACGAGCTGATATCGGCATTGCGATGGGAATCAAAGGAACAGAAGTATCAAAAGAAGCGGCAGAGATGGTGCTGGTTGATGATAATTTCAGCACGATTGTCAATGCAGTGAAGGAAGGGCGGCGCGTCTATGTCAATTTGAAAAAGACCATCCTGTTCATCTTGCCGACAAACGTATCCGAAGGGCTGCTCATTTTTATCAGCATTCTATTTGGCACTACGATTCCGCTCACTGCTGTGCAGATTTTGTGGGTCAACATGATTACCGCTGTGACGATTTCCTTGGCGATTGCATTTGAGAAGCTCGAGCCGGGTACGATGGAGCGGCCACCTAGGAAAGCCAATAGCCCGTTGCTCAGTGGATATTATGTTTTCCGCATCGCTTTTGCATCGGCGATTATCGGAGGAGGCATTTTATGGATGAACAGTATGCTGGAAGCTAGAGATTATGATCAAGGCGTCTTGCAGACCATGACTTTACAAGCCCTGGTCATTTCACAGCTATTTTATTTATTCAACTGCCGGAGTGAGCGGCGTTTTGCGTTGAATCGTGATTTCTTTTCCAATAAAGCGGCTTTTATTGTCTCGGCCATATTGATCTTAGTGCAGCTATCGGTGACGTATGTGCCGTTTATGAATACGCTGCTTGGCACGGAACCGATCGGGCTCAGGTATTGGATTTGGCCGTTGCTGATCGGGATGAGCGTCTTTATTATTGTGGAACTGGAAAAATGGGTGGTGCGCCGAATGAGTAAGAAAGTTGATCTTTTAAAAAATTAA
- a CDS encoding C45 family autoproteolytic acyltransferase/hydolase: protein MRQIHSEVVEFRGSHYDYGMMQGNALKESITLHNRRGQWKSKRPRFVIDPAEAQAAFNEYAPNLWEELKGLEESLELPIDEVLRDFGGYRIDAPPSGCSIVSGEDFLVRNYDFHPQTYEGRFCLFQPEEGNAIIGPSQRILGRMDGMNEHGLVMGYNFMHRKNPGDGFVCYMIGRIILESCSSIEEAVALVKDIPHRGSFSYVVTDKSGATKVIEATPRKVAVRDAMACTNHFEIQHHENRNYLKDSHERLSVIEQNAEDAAEAYRAYRLFNDTGRGLFSNLYKSWAGTIHTSVYLPKEQEVWFALGGDQEPEVFKFGEWLAGKPVRNQSVHGQIDTGIGFAHTDALFK from the coding sequence ATGAGACAGATACATAGTGAAGTCGTCGAATTCAGAGGAAGCCATTATGATTATGGAATGATGCAGGGAAACGCGCTCAAAGAATCGATCACGCTGCACAACCGCCGCGGGCAATGGAAGAGCAAGAGGCCACGTTTTGTCATCGATCCAGCAGAAGCGCAAGCTGCGTTCAATGAATACGCACCAAACTTGTGGGAAGAGTTGAAAGGCCTTGAAGAAAGCCTCGAGCTGCCGATTGATGAGGTGCTTCGTGATTTTGGCGGTTATCGGATCGATGCGCCGCCGTCGGGCTGTTCGATCGTCAGCGGCGAAGACTTTTTGGTGCGCAATTATGATTTCCATCCGCAGACATATGAAGGCAGGTTCTGCTTGTTTCAACCTGAGGAAGGAAATGCCATTATCGGTCCGAGCCAGCGCATTTTGGGGCGCATGGATGGCATGAACGAGCACGGCCTGGTGATGGGCTATAATTTTATGCACCGGAAAAACCCAGGCGATGGCTTTGTTTGTTATATGATCGGGCGCATCATTCTTGAGAGCTGCTCATCCATTGAAGAAGCTGTCGCTTTGGTCAAAGATATCCCGCACCGCGGGTCATTCAGCTACGTTGTGACTGATAAGAGCGGCGCCACAAAGGTCATCGAAGCGACGCCCCGTAAAGTGGCGGTGCGTGATGCAATGGCGTGTACGAATCATTTTGAAATCCAGCACCATGAGAACCGTAATTATCTAAAGGATTCCCATGAACGCTTGTCAGTTATCGAACAGAATGCAGAAGATGCAGCGGAAGCGTATCGCGCTTATCGCTTGTTCAATGATACGGGCCGCGGCTTGTTTTCGAATCTTTATAAGAGTTGGGCCGGAACAATCCATACATCTGTCTATCTACCGAAAGAGCAGGAAGTGTGGTTTGCGCTTGGGGGCGACCAGGAGCCCGAAGTGTTTAAGTTTGGCGAATGGCTTGCAGGAAAGCCTGTCCGTAATCAATCCGTCCATGGGCAGATTGATACCGGCATCGGCTTTGCCCATACTGATGCGTTGTTCAAATAA
- a CDS encoding C45 family autoproteolytic acyltransferase/hydolase has protein sequence MKKVHSDVIQFRGSHYDFGYHQGELLRDSLLLPNRKIQRGENSRQLLVDETKAIEMLERFAPRIWEEIEGLADALKWPFYDALREFGGYYIEYTRSGCSILSRSDFLVRNYDSSPQGYEGRFALYEPTDGGYASIGPSMQITGRTDGLNEKGLAMGYNFINRRNSADGFICNMIGRLILEHCASIEEAVDLLKELPHRRSFSYVLLDKSGRSVVAETSPRNVIVREAAVSTNHFEVLSEENRYQIDDSKRREEALLTHSTTSNDAYAAFRLLNDSDQGVFSTKYSTASGTLHTASYFPNSLEVGFAIGPDRLPLMFDFQKWLQGERLLAKRINGKIDTHFPFPYLDDLSSLQQKNG, from the coding sequence ATGAAGAAAGTCCATAGCGACGTAATCCAATTCCGCGGCAGCCATTATGATTTCGGCTATCATCAAGGGGAATTGTTAAGAGATTCACTGCTTTTACCGAACCGAAAAATACAGCGCGGCGAAAACAGCCGGCAGCTATTGGTGGATGAAACGAAGGCCATCGAAATGCTCGAACGTTTTGCCCCACGCATCTGGGAAGAAATCGAAGGCTTGGCCGATGCCCTGAAATGGCCATTTTATGATGCGCTGCGCGAATTCGGCGGCTATTATATCGAATATACACGCAGTGGCTGTTCGATCCTGAGCCGTTCCGACTTCCTTGTCCGCAACTATGACAGCTCACCGCAAGGCTATGAAGGCCGGTTCGCCTTGTACGAGCCGACTGACGGGGGCTATGCATCCATCGGGCCGTCCATGCAAATTACAGGACGGACGGATGGCCTCAATGAGAAGGGCCTAGCGATGGGCTATAATTTCATCAACCGCCGCAATTCAGCGGACGGGTTTATCTGCAATATGATCGGACGCCTGATCCTCGAACATTGCGCATCGATCGAAGAAGCGGTCGATTTATTGAAAGAGCTGCCCCACCGCCGGTCATTCAGCTATGTATTGCTGGATAAGAGCGGACGTTCAGTCGTCGCCGAAACTTCCCCGCGCAATGTCATCGTCCGGGAAGCAGCTGTATCGACCAACCATTTCGAAGTGTTATCGGAAGAAAACCGTTACCAGATCGACGATTCAAAACGCCGCGAGGAAGCGCTTCTTACGCATTCCACAACATCAAACGACGCATACGCAGCGTTTCGATTATTGAACGACTCGGACCAGGGCGTGTTTTCAACCAAATACAGCACCGCTTCCGGTACTTTGCATACGGCTTCCTATTTCCCAAACAGTTTGGAAGTCGGATTCGCCATCGGCCCCGATCGCTTGCCGCTCATGTTCGATTTCCAAAAATGGCTCCAAGGCGAACGCTTGCTGGCGAAACGCATCAACGGGAAAATCGATACGCATTTCCCGTTTCCGTATCTTGACGACCTATCTTCATTGCAACAAAAAAACGGCTAG
- a CDS encoding B3/4 domain-containing protein, giving the protein MDFRVNPEITEIVPDFKVGIIHYNNITVSDSPQMLKGRLQLFQEQLFFDMDDKELTNFPGLLEWKLAWKALGGDPNRYRPSAEALYRRVRKQNYLVPVNSAIDMNSFLSLQYEIPLGLYDTAQIEGEIEIALGKPDDRYEGLNNRDNTLDNIIVTRDAKGAFGSPYVDSKRTAVTPQTTDAVHVFYLRPSMNRDNALQLLTAAGNMFTGINGGEATSYVL; this is encoded by the coding sequence GTGGACTTTCGCGTAAACCCTGAAATTACAGAGATTGTGCCTGATTTCAAAGTCGGCATTATTCATTATAACAATATCACCGTTTCGGATTCACCTCAAATGTTAAAAGGCCGTCTCCAGCTGTTCCAGGAGCAATTATTTTTCGATATGGACGATAAGGAATTAACGAATTTCCCTGGCCTTCTCGAATGGAAGCTGGCCTGGAAAGCGCTCGGAGGCGACCCGAACCGCTACCGGCCTTCTGCAGAAGCCTTGTATCGCCGTGTGCGTAAACAAAACTATCTGGTCCCTGTCAATTCAGCGATCGATATGAACAGTTTTCTATCGCTTCAGTACGAAATTCCACTCGGTTTGTACGATACAGCTCAAATCGAAGGCGAGATCGAAATCGCGCTCGGCAAGCCCGATGACCGTTATGAAGGCTTGAATAACCGCGACAATACGCTCGATAACATCATCGTCACACGCGATGCAAAAGGCGCATTCGGCAGCCCGTACGTCGATTCAAAGCGCACTGCTGTAACCCCGCAAACAACTGACGCGGTACATGTGTTTTACCTCCGTCCGTCCATGAACCGCGACAATGCCTTGCAGCTATTGACTGCTGCCGGCAATATGTTCACCGGAATCAATGGCGGCGAAGCGACAAGCTACGTCCTTTAA
- the queG gene encoding tRNA epoxyqueuosine(34) reductase QueG, translating into MNLDQFQQQLVAYAAEIGIDKIGFASAEPFFSLKHRLIRQQQLNFQSGFEESDVEKRTRPELLMEEPVSIIAIAIAYPSKMEGATPGVKGARRGIFSRSSWGKDYHAALRDRLALLEAFIAAHYPEARTKSMVDTGELSDRAVAERAGIGWSAKNTNIITPEFGSYVYLGEMITNIPFEYDEPMEDQCGDCRLCIDTCPTGAIVEGGQLNAQRCISFLTQTKGFLPDEFRSKIGNRIYGCDTCQTVCPKNKRKANRIHPEFDPDPEIAKPLLEPLLTISNREFKEKFGHVSGSWRGKKPIQRNAILALAHFKEQSAVPTLIELMNTDPRPVIRGTAAWAIGRIGTDEGRQALELARQQEKDEEVLAEIEKGLAFFSAETKG; encoded by the coding sequence ATGAACTTGGATCAATTCCAACAACAACTGGTTGCGTATGCCGCGGAAATCGGAATTGATAAAATCGGCTTTGCTTCGGCCGAACCTTTTTTTAGTTTAAAGCATCGTTTGATCCGCCAGCAGCAATTGAATTTCCAGTCCGGCTTTGAGGAATCGGATGTGGAGAAACGCACGCGCCCGGAACTATTGATGGAAGAGCCGGTGAGCATCATTGCGATAGCGATTGCCTATCCTTCCAAAATGGAAGGGGCAACGCCGGGTGTCAAAGGGGCTAGGCGCGGCATTTTCTCGCGTTCTTCCTGGGGCAAGGATTACCATGCGGCACTTCGGGACAGGCTGGCGCTGCTAGAAGCGTTCATCGCGGCTCATTATCCCGAGGCACGCACAAAATCCATGGTCGATACGGGTGAATTGTCCGACCGTGCCGTGGCAGAACGGGCCGGCATCGGCTGGAGTGCGAAAAACACCAATATCATCACGCCGGAGTTCGGGTCATATGTCTATTTGGGCGAGATGATCACCAACATCCCATTTGAATACGACGAGCCGATGGAAGACCAATGCGGCGACTGCCGCTTATGTATCGATACGTGCCCGACCGGCGCGATTGTCGAGGGCGGACAGCTCAATGCTCAGCGCTGCATCTCATTTTTGACGCAGACAAAAGGTTTCCTGCCGGATGAGTTTCGCTCGAAAATCGGCAACCGGATTTACGGCTGTGACACGTGCCAAACCGTGTGCCCGAAAAATAAGCGCAAAGCCAATCGCATCCACCCGGAATTCGACCCGGACCCGGAAATTGCCAAACCGCTTTTAGAGCCGTTGTTGACGATTTCTAACCGTGAGTTCAAAGAGAAATTCGGTCATGTGTCAGGTTCTTGGCGCGGCAAAAAGCCGATTCAGCGCAACGCCATTTTGGCACTTGCCCATTTCAAGGAGCAGTCGGCAGTGCCCACGTTGATCGAATTAATGAACACGGATCCGCGCCCGGTCATCCGCGGTACGGCCGCTTGGGCGATCGGCCGCATCGGAACGGATGAAGGAAGACAAGCGCTCGAACTTGCAAGGCAGCAAGAGAAAGATGAAGAGGTGCTGGCGGAGATCGAAAAAGGCCTGGCATTCTTTTCTGCAGAAACGAAAGGATAA
- the trmL gene encoding tRNA (uridine(34)/cytosine(34)/5-carboxymethylaminomethyluridine(34)-2'-O)-methyltransferase TrmL has protein sequence MGIHIVLYQPLIPANTGNIARSCAGTGVSLHLIKPLGFSTDDKMLKRAGLDYWEHVDIHYHDGLDELFTSYPDGKYHYITKFGTKTYSSFDFSDTGEDYFFVFGQETKGLPRELIDANLDRCLRIPMNEHIRSLNLSNTAAILMYEALRQQDFPNLK, from the coding sequence TTGGGAATTCATATTGTGTTATATCAGCCATTAATTCCGGCGAATACCGGGAACATTGCACGCTCTTGTGCGGGGACAGGGGTCAGCCTTCATTTGATCAAGCCGCTCGGATTTTCGACGGACGATAAAATGCTTAAACGGGCGGGGCTCGATTATTGGGAGCACGTGGATATTCATTACCACGATGGCCTCGATGAGTTGTTTACATCCTATCCGGACGGCAAATACCATTACATCACCAAGTTCGGTACGAAGACATACAGTTCGTTCGATTTTTCAGATACCGGGGAAGATTATTTCTTCGTCTTCGGTCAGGAAACAAAGGGCTTGCCGAGGGAATTGATTGATGCCAACTTAGACCGCTGTTTGCGCATTCCGATGAATGAACATATCCGTTCACTCAATTTGTCGAACACGGCAGCGATCTTGATGTATGAAGCGCTGCGCCAACAGGATTTCCCGAATTTAAAATAA